The sequence TACAATAACAAGAACCAGCTTACTGACATGTCtgtcagagcaagagagagccatGACTGCTGGAACATCACAGAAAAAGTGATGGACTAGATTGGACATGCAGAAAGAGAGACTGAACGTGTCCCGAATGTGGATGCAGGCATTTAAGAAACCACAAATGTAGGAGCCTATGGCAAGATGTGCACACATATTGGTTGTCATTATGGTGGTGTAATGGAGGGGTTTACACACAGCTGTGTAGAGGTCATAGGCCACTGAAGCCAAAAGTAGGTTTTCAGCAGTGGCAAAGGCTACAAAAAAGAACATCTGAGCAGCACATGCATTGTAGGAGATGACCTTGTCTCCTACAAGTAACCCAGCCATGACCTTGGGAGTGACAGCTATAGAATAACAAAAGTCCACCAAAGACAGGTTACTGAGAAAAAGTACATGGGCATGTGGAGATGGGAGTCCAAGAGAATCAGCACCATCATTCCCAGGTTCCCAACTACATTGATGAGGTAAATGAGGGTGAACACAATAAAGAGGGGGATCTGTAGCTCTGGGGCATTGGTTAGTCCCAGCAGGATGAATTCAGTCTCTACTGTGTTGTTTTCCATGGATTTTGTTGGGGAATCACAGGAAGCCCTGTAGCAATGAGAAATAATGGAACAGAGTCAAAAACAAAACGGCAATTTAAGTGTGATTGAAACAGAtcctgaagagaaagagagagagagagagagaaagagggaggagaaagaaagaaagagaaaaaggaaagaaagttgaTAGATGTGCATTTTTCATTATAGCAGTAATTCTTCAAAATTATTCAAGTCTCTAGTATGAACTTGACAAAGAAATTTAATGCATGAATTACCT comes from Mustela erminea isolate mMusErm1 chromosome 9, mMusErm1.Pri, whole genome shotgun sequence and encodes:
- the LOC116599962 gene encoding LOW QUALITY PROTEIN: olfactory receptor 5B3-like (The sequence of the model RefSeq protein was modified relative to this genomic sequence to represent the inferred CDS: inserted 1 base in 1 codon) gives rise to the protein MENNTVETEFILLGLTNAPELQIPLFIVFTLIYLINVVGNLGMMVLILLDSHLHMPMYFFXSNLSLVDFCYSIAVTPKVMAGLLVGDKVISYNACAAQMFFFVAFATAENLLLASVAYDLYTAVCKPLHYTTIMTTNMCAHLAIGSYICGFLNACIHIRDTFSLSFCMSNLVHHFFCDVPAVMALSCSDRHVSKLVLVIVASFNILIALLIILISYLFIFITILKMHSAEGYQKALSTCASHLSTVSIFYGTVIFMYSQPSSTHSMDSDKIISVFYTMVIPMLNLLVYSLRNKEVKTAFKKVVEKVKLSLGFTS